In Euphorbia lathyris chromosome 9, ddEupLath1.1, whole genome shotgun sequence, the following are encoded in one genomic region:
- the LOC136206678 gene encoding uncharacterized protein encodes MFDGADQLGVPLPACLPEPVEGFIELAYLPRSFRGYSRWHCHIDIFAQLPMCEGCSEVHSLLLGVALGNQPGFEPGNASIGFVFDFVDPSTAYGSFALWLPMAGKIN; translated from the exons ATGTTTGATGGTGCCGATCAACTTGGCGTTCCACTGCCTGCCTGCTTGCCTGAGCCCGTAGAGGGCTTTATTGAGCTTGCATACTTGCCGAGGTCTTTCCGGGGATACTCCCGGTGGCATTGTCATATAGACATCTTCGCTCAGCTCCCCAT GTGCGAAGGTTGCAGTGAAGTCCACTCCCTCTTGTTGGGTGTAGCCCTTGGCAATCAACCTGGCTTTGAACCTGGCAATGCTTCCATCGGATTTGTGTTTGATTTTGTAGACCCATCGACAGCCTATGGGTCTTTTGCCCTTTG GCTCCCGATGGCAGGAAAGATTAATTGA